A region of the Haemophilus parainfluenzae genome:
TTTCCTCTGTTTAAAGTTAATTAAAATTAGTTAGGCGAACCTAAAGTGGCAATATAATAAAGCAAATTTAGAAATTTGTCTTGGAAAAATGACCGCACTTTGATCTGCATCTTGTTTTTCAATAAAGTGCGGTAAGTTTTTATCTCTTTTTATCCAATATCTATTTAATTTTAGTGGATTTATCCATAAAAGTTCGTTAAAGTTTCAGTAAATTCCATACTGTTTTAGTATGAATTATTAAGTGTTAATTAAGACTTTATAGAATAAAAAAGGAATGATTATGTCTGTTTCAATATTTTTCGAAAAGACTAAAGTGCAGATAAAAAATGCAGTGTCTGCACATCCGATTGAAATTTTTCTAATTAGTGCATTTGCAATTGGAATTTGGTTTGTCGATATGAACTCAGGAAAAGATCATTTAGCTTATTGGCTATTTGAGCCGATGCTGTTTGCCTTTATTTATTTATCTCGCCCATATTCTTGGTATCGTTTTTCATGGATTGTGCCTCTCATTGCTGTTTTCACCATTTGGCAAGTGAATGATAATACTGATTTTTATTGCTATAGCCCTAAGTTTTGGGGTGCAAATTTTATTGCGTTACTGGTGTTATTAGGGTTTCCATTTGAAAAAAATAATCAAGGGTTTACCTACCGTAATTTTATCAATCTATTCCATCTTGGCTTAGCAACGGCGGTATGGTTATTGGTATTTGGATTAGTAGCGGCTATTTTATTTACGATTATAACACTCTTTAATATAGAGTTTTCTGATAGTTTCTACAGTCACATTTATATGTCTTTAGGCATTTTTACTCAGCCACTGTTTTTCTTAGTATTCCAACAGCGCCAAGTTAAATCGGAAATGACGTTAAATCGCATTTTTGACATTTTAGTTAATTTCGTATTAGCACCAGCATTGATGATTTTCACTGTGTTGCTTTATGCTTATGTTGTTCAAATTATTTTTGAAGGCGTATTACCAAAAGGCATGCTGGCTAATATTACCTTGCCTTACCTGCTTGGTGGTTTAGGCGTATATGCATTACGTTCTATTTGTGCTAAAGCCCGCTGGGAAACTTTCTTTAAGTTCTATCCATTTCTTGCTATTGTGTCAATCGTGTTGCTATGGCTGGCGATTGATCGCCGTATTAGTGCGTATGCTTGGACTGAACCACGAATTTATTTAGTGGCCTTAGCTACGGCGATTACGATTGCTTATACCATTTTAATCATCTCTAAAATTCGTCAATATCGTTTGATTTCTGTTGTTGTAATGATAGCTATTTTTGTCATGACTTGGGTGGTGAATCCGAAAGAAATTGCTTATCAAAGCCAAACGGAACGTTTTGAACAGTTATTAACAAAACTAAATTTATCCGATAATTCAGGCAAAATTCGTGATGATGTAGATTTTGTAGAGCGTTTAGAAAATATGCCGAAGAGCGAGCTTAAAGATTGGGAAGAATTAGATAGTGTATCAGACTATTTGCTTTACAGTATAGAGCTAGACTCTTCTGTGGAAGATGCTTATCAAGAAAGACGAGAGGTATTTAAGAAGCAATATGGTGAAAAATCGAAAGAACTTTTGGCATTCAATATTTATCATGATGAGATCCGCATCAATGAGCGAATAATTAGCGACCGAAAAACAACAGTGGGATTTGAATGGAAATCAATTGATGTCACGCCGTATAAAAAATGGATTC
Encoded here:
- a CDS encoding DUF4153 domain-containing protein; translation: MSVSIFFEKTKVQIKNAVSAHPIEIFLISAFAIGIWFVDMNSGKDHLAYWLFEPMLFAFIYLSRPYSWYRFSWIVPLIAVFTIWQVNDNTDFYCYSPKFWGANFIALLVLLGFPFEKNNQGFTYRNFINLFHLGLATAVWLLVFGLVAAILFTIITLFNIEFSDSFYSHIYMSLGIFTQPLFFLVFQQRQVKSEMTLNRIFDILVNFVLAPALMIFTVLLYAYVVQIIFEGVLPKGMLANITLPYLLGGLGVYALRSICAKARWETFFKFYPFLAIVSIVLLWLAIDRRISAYAWTEPRIYLVALATAITIAYTILIISKIRQYRLISVVVMIAIFVMTWVVNPKEIAYQSQTERFEQLLTKLNLSDNSGKIRDDVDFVERLENMPKSELKDWEELDSVSDYLLYSIELDSSVEDAYQERREVFKKQYGEKSKELLAFNIYHDEIRINERIISDRKTTVGFEWKSIDVTPYKKWIHVPIPGFARTEVQTYMKSDEKADKHKEKPEVCFVEDHDRYCTNMDEHIHKVFKEHQLDPMKKISQAELKSLSQDLLKIDRASFTIYLSELDMEFSQEKGYYYKELTVEAIFDK